A single region of the Planctomycetota bacterium genome encodes:
- a CDS encoding terpene cyclase/mutase family protein: MTTQIIVIREGSLAEHALAHRFDFNLWFQQQLHSTPWWLASLIFHALLILMLASLPDMEPPPAPPPIDIIKPVPDVEKPIDRVVDDIPPVPLDPEKYVTKETPLPPTDNPVDNPSENPDIFPNPNTLAGEGVYNTIGIGPGFGNKGNRPPGGLKPTGTLEDSAVLAGLLWLARHQNPDGSWGAKTFQHQCRITRCAGAGDAQFDTGLTGLALLAFTGAGFTTSGTRNIFDGIDFNEVVRRAVKFLIDHQLSDGSFSAVKDSKFMYNQAICAYALADLYGQVKDRPAGLLFREPAERAVKFLLECRNPGQAWRYEPRNGQNDTSVTGWVMMALKTAEHSGISVSAETFAGIRSFYDDVTDPTYGLVGYTEKGSKAVMSHEDVRNIMIQPSLTAIGIMTRIFIDKKASDPLVRLGVSEVLKNLPAWDTSKSGVIDYYYWFYATYCLNQYDGPDGANWKSWNEKMKDVLLKNQCAKKGACSERSESICADGSWEPLDRWSAEGGRVYATAINVLTLEVYYRLEIVRVK; the protein is encoded by the coding sequence ATGACAACTCAAATAATCGTTATCCGGGAGGGCTCGCTGGCCGAACACGCCCTGGCGCACCGGTTCGACTTCAACCTCTGGTTCCAGCAACAGCTCCACAGCACCCCCTGGTGGCTGGCTTCATTAATATTCCACGCCCTGCTCATCCTGATGCTGGCATCGCTGCCGGACATGGAACCGCCTCCGGCGCCGCCACCAATAGACATAATCAAACCTGTCCCGGATGTGGAAAAACCTATCGACCGGGTCGTCGATGACATCCCTCCGGTCCCGCTTGACCCGGAAAAGTATGTGACCAAAGAAACTCCGTTACCACCCACGGATAACCCGGTTGACAACCCCTCGGAAAATCCCGATATATTCCCTAACCCAAATACCCTGGCCGGAGAAGGTGTTTATAACACGATTGGAATCGGACCGGGATTTGGGAACAAAGGCAACCGGCCACCCGGCGGCCTGAAACCCACCGGCACTTTAGAAGACAGCGCGGTCCTGGCCGGACTGCTCTGGCTGGCCCGGCACCAGAACCCGGACGGCTCCTGGGGCGCCAAAACCTTCCAGCACCAGTGCCGCATCACCCGCTGCGCCGGCGCCGGAGACGCGCAATTCGACACCGGACTGACCGGGCTGGCGTTACTCGCCTTTACCGGCGCCGGATTCACCACCTCCGGCACGCGCAACATCTTTGACGGCATCGACTTCAACGAAGTGGTGCGCCGGGCGGTAAAATTCCTGATTGACCACCAGCTCTCGGACGGCTCGTTCTCCGCAGTCAAGGACAGCAAATTCATGTATAACCAGGCCATCTGCGCCTATGCCCTGGCCGACCTCTACGGCCAGGTCAAAGACCGACCGGCCGGACTGCTCTTCCGGGAACCGGCGGAACGGGCGGTGAAGTTCCTGCTGGAATGCCGGAATCCGGGCCAGGCCTGGCGCTACGAGCCGCGCAACGGGCAGAACGACACCTCGGTCACCGGCTGGGTCATGATGGCCCTCAAGACCGCCGAACACTCCGGCATCTCCGTGTCGGCCGAGACCTTCGCCGGCATCAGGTCGTTCTATGACGACGTGACCGACCCGACCTACGGACTGGTCGGCTACACCGAAAAGGGCTCCAAGGCCGTCATGTCCCACGAGGACGTCCGGAACATCATGATTCAGCCCTCGCTGACCGCCATCGGCATCATGACCCGCATCTTCATCGACAAAAAGGCGTCCGACCCGCTGGTCAGATTGGGCGTGTCCGAGGTTCTGAAAAACCTGCCGGCCTGGGACACCTCCAAATCCGGCGTCATTGATTACTACTACTGGTTCTACGCCACCTATTGCCTGAACCAGTATGACGGCCCGGACGGGGCGAACTGGAAGTCCTGGAACGAAAAGATGAAGGACGTCCTGCTCAAGAACCAATGCGCCAAGAAGGGAGCTTGTAGTGAGCGGAGCGAATCTATCTGCGCGGACGGAAGTTGGGAGCCGCTGGACCGCTGGAGCGCCGAAGGCGGACGGGTCTATGCCACGGCCATCAACGTCCTGACCTTAGAGGTCTATTACCGGCTGGAGATTGTCCGGGTGAAATAA
- a CDS encoding chromosome condensation regulator RCC1, which yields MNKTLITLAVLVIVLSVNISLKATNDSDAQWVTVGPGAWHTAAIKSDGTLWFWGYDIPTPVQVGKNKDWVKVTGGWQHALAIKKDGSLWAAGYNMHGELGLGDDKITGTLISTPTRVGADNDWADVKGGMYYTAALKTNGTLWAWGQNKEGQFGTGDTENRNSPFQIGTNSDWKSINIAPGSSNLLVVKADGTLWGFNWAGHWPKKANRHIQINPDTDWALAVAGRNHSAGIKNNGTLWIWGSDTLGSLGLGDRKYEKGFSPWVPTQLGTDYDWEQVAVGEGYTVALKTNGTLWAWGGNAWGQLGFGDQDACKKPTQLGIDRDWQAIFIGNRHTIGLKTNGTLWAWGFNRSNQLGIGEVCQVRYPTQVGQDRYWADISISAGGYHAIGLRDDGAMLGSGFNLSGQTGAPRSQTNLTSFTEINSGRGWKSISAGWFHTSVIKSDGTLWTFGAGFTDYKESGEIPRQIGADTDWLSVASGGHYDIALKTNRTLWGWGHNQKGQLGLGDTANRTVPMLISPDSNWKMVSVGHSHTLAIKANNTLWAWGENRFGQLGLGDTEGRLFPTQVGTNTDWASVSAGWNHTLAIKTDGTLWAWGAGIHNQTQEAGASDGPATTPIRIGSDKNWAFVSAGWNHNMAIKTDGTLWAWGDNSLGQLGLGDIARVAMPTQIGNETYWSKVECGQSSTLALKTDRTLWAWGNKDEGQLGLSETTHVKTPIKIAK from the coding sequence ATGAACAAAACCTTGATAACTCTCGCGGTTTTGGTAATTGTTCTTTCCGTTAACATCTCCCTTAAAGCCACCAACGACTCTGATGCCCAATGGGTCACGGTCGGACCCGGCGCCTGGCATACGGCCGCCATAAAATCAGACGGCACCCTTTGGTTCTGGGGCTATGATATCCCCACTCCGGTGCAAGTAGGTAAGAATAAGGACTGGGTCAAGGTCACCGGCGGCTGGCAGCACGCCCTGGCCATAAAAAAAGATGGCTCATTATGGGCCGCCGGTTATAATATGCACGGTGAATTGGGCCTGGGCGACGACAAAATCACCGGCACCCTCATTTCCACTCCCACCCGGGTCGGCGCCGACAATGACTGGGCTGATGTCAAGGGCGGGATGTACTATACAGCGGCCTTAAAGACCAACGGCACGCTCTGGGCCTGGGGCCAAAATAAAGAAGGTCAATTCGGAACCGGCGACACGGAAAACAGAAACAGCCCGTTCCAAATCGGCACGAACAGCGATTGGAAATCCATTAATATTGCCCCAGGCAGCAGCAATCTGCTGGTGGTCAAGGCTGACGGCACGCTCTGGGGATTCAATTGGGCCGGACACTGGCCGAAAAAGGCCAACCGGCACATTCAAATAAATCCGGATACTGATTGGGCTTTGGCCGTGGCCGGCCGCAACCATAGTGCCGGCATAAAGAATAACGGCACCCTCTGGATTTGGGGTTCCGACACCCTCGGTTCTTTGGGATTAGGCGACCGCAAATACGAAAAAGGATTCTCGCCTTGGGTGCCCACCCAATTAGGAACGGACTATGATTGGGAGCAGGTTGCGGTAGGCGAAGGATATACCGTGGCGCTGAAGACCAACGGCACGCTCTGGGCCTGGGGCGGCAACGCCTGGGGCCAGCTGGGCTTCGGCGACCAGGACGCCTGTAAAAAACCCACTCAGTTGGGCATTGACAGGGACTGGCAAGCTATATTTATCGGCAACCGGCACACCATAGGATTGAAGACCAACGGCACACTTTGGGCCTGGGGCTTTAATCGGAGCAATCAGCTGGGAATTGGGGAGGTATGCCAGGTCAGATACCCGACGCAGGTGGGACAGGACCGGTATTGGGCCGACATATCCATCTCAGCCGGCGGCTATCACGCCATTGGCCTGAGGGACGACGGCGCCATGCTCGGCAGCGGTTTTAACCTGAGCGGCCAGACCGGCGCACCCAGGTCTCAAACCAACCTGACCTCATTCACCGAAATCAACTCCGGCCGCGGCTGGAAAAGCATCTCGGCCGGCTGGTTCCATACCTCGGTTATCAAATCCGATGGTACGCTCTGGACCTTCGGCGCCGGTTTTACTGACTACAAAGAATCCGGTGAGATACCGCGTCAGATAGGCGCGGATACGGATTGGCTGTCAGTCGCCTCCGGCGGACATTACGACATTGCCCTAAAAACCAACCGCACGCTCTGGGGTTGGGGGCACAATCAAAAAGGCCAGTTGGGATTGGGTGATACGGCCAACCGGACCGTGCCCATGCTCATCAGCCCGGACAGTAACTGGAAAATGGTGTCCGTCGGCCACAGCCATACCCTGGCCATCAAGGCCAACAACACGCTCTGGGCCTGGGGCGAAAATCGCTTCGGGCAATTAGGCCTGGGCGATACCGAAGGCAGACTGTTTCCTACCCAGGTCGGAACCAACACTGACTGGGCTTCTGTCTCAGCCGGCTGGAATCATACCCTGGCCATCAAGACCGACGGCACACTCTGGGCCTGGGGCGCCGGCATACATAATCAGACCCAAGAAGCCGGGGCATCTGACGGCCCTGCAACCACCCCCATCCGGATCGGAAGCGACAAAAATTGGGCCTTTGTCTCGGCCGGCTGGAACCATAATATGGCCATCAAAACCGACGGCACACTCTGGGCCTGGGGCGACAACTCCCTGGGCCAGCTGGGCCTGGGCGACATTGCCCGGGTAGCTATGCCCACCCAGATTGGCAACGAAACCTATTGGTCAAAAGTCGAATGCGGGCAGAGTTCCACCCTGGCCTTAAAAACCGACCGCACCCTCTGGGCCTGGGGTAACAAGGACGAAGGGCAATTGGGATTAAGTGAAACCACCCACGTCAAAACGCCAATCAAAATCGCAAAATAA
- a CDS encoding DUF3800 domain-containing protein yields MRSHFIYQDESGVVGTTGNFIVGLLFVKERPPLYEIIQKTREKHKYWKELHFSEIFYFSSKRSRVACEVLDNILREHIYFRALAVSNEKLELKYFDGAMRKPGDLTEEQVRKAKSRGMFRAYNYFTKELLLENAGILTEAVVYLDKKIRMRDDNICEYIKREINLATNKTAIKVVEPRDSKQDDLIGIADLVLGAINYKMKQGQNPMKLAVVKVVEQYIGKKIRFREWVFK; encoded by the coding sequence ATGAGAAGCCATTTTATCTATCAGGATGAAAGTGGAGTGGTGGGCACAACCGGCAACTTCATTGTCGGCCTTTTATTTGTCAAGGAACGGCCGCCGTTATACGAAATCATTCAAAAGACAAGGGAAAAGCACAAATACTGGAAGGAATTACATTTTTCGGAGATATTCTATTTCTCGTCAAAACGCTCGCGGGTGGCTTGTGAGGTTCTGGATAACATCTTAAGAGAACATATCTATTTCCGGGCTTTGGCCGTATCGAATGAAAAGTTGGAGTTAAAATATTTTGATGGCGCTATGAGAAAGCCCGGGGATTTAACCGAGGAGCAAGTCCGGAAGGCGAAATCCCGGGGGATGTTCCGCGCCTATAACTACTTTACCAAAGAGCTGCTTTTGGAAAACGCCGGTATCCTAACCGAGGCGGTGGTTTATCTGGACAAGAAAATCAGGATGCGGGACGACAATATCTGCGAATACATCAAACGGGAAATAAACCTGGCCACCAATAAAACGGCCATAAAAGTCGTTGAGCCGCGCGATTCCAAGCAGGACGATTTAATCGGCATTGCGGACCTGGTGTTGGGTGCAATAAATTATAAAATGAAACAAGGCCAGAACCCGATGAAACTGGCCGTGGTAAAAGTAGTCGAGCAGTATATCGGCAAAAAGATACGTTTCCGGGAATGGGTCTTTAAATAA
- a CDS encoding DUF1016 domain-containing protein, with protein sequence MKLMKRFNKQFAEVVNIIHKARFNAIKSVNTELVKLYWNIGEYISGKIASAEWGDAVVDQLADYIQTNHPEFKGFNRRGLYRMRQFYEVYPDNKIVSALLTQISWTNHLLILSKTRSKEERKFYLMLSIRERYSSRELERQIDSGYYERAMISRKKVPSLMAQTHKDITAVFKDTYILDFLRLPESHSEKELQKSIVSNLKDFIIEFGKDFAFIGQEYRIQVGNNDYFIDLLFFHRGLKCLVMVELKIDDFKPEYLGKMNFYLEALDRDVRKEEENPSVGIILCKSKDDEVVEYALSRHLSPTLVAEYKTKLIPKKILQKKLHELFMLEGKVRR encoded by the coding sequence ATGAAATTGATGAAACGATTTAATAAGCAGTTTGCTGAGGTCGTAAATATTATCCATAAAGCGCGGTTTAACGCCATAAAAAGCGTAAATACCGAACTGGTGAAACTATACTGGAACATCGGCGAATATATCAGCGGAAAAATCGCATCCGCCGAGTGGGGTGATGCCGTCGTTGACCAACTGGCTGACTACATACAAACCAACCATCCGGAATTCAAAGGATTTAACCGCAGAGGATTGTACCGAATGAGGCAGTTTTATGAGGTTTATCCGGACAATAAGATTGTGTCGGCACTGCTGACACAAATCAGTTGGACAAATCACCTGCTGATTCTTTCTAAAACCAGGTCAAAAGAAGAGCGTAAATTTTATTTAATGCTTTCAATTAGGGAAAGATACAGTTCGCGCGAACTGGAACGGCAAATAGACAGCGGTTACTATGAACGGGCAATGATTTCAAGGAAAAAAGTGCCGTCACTGATGGCGCAAACCCATAAAGATATTACTGCGGTATTTAAAGACACCTATATTTTGGACTTTTTACGCCTTCCGGAAAGCCACAGCGAAAAAGAATTACAGAAAAGCATTGTCTCAAACTTAAAGGATTTTATCATTGAGTTCGGGAAAGATTTCGCCTTCATCGGCCAGGAATACCGGATTCAGGTCGGCAACAATGATTATTTCATTGACCTTCTTTTCTTCCATCGCGGTCTTAAGTGTCTGGTTATGGTGGAACTGAAAATAGACGACTTTAAGCCGGAATATCTGGGCAAGATGAATTTCTACCTTGAAGCATTGGACCGGGATGTTCGGAAAGAAGAAGAAAACCCCAGCGTGGGTATTATCCTATGCAAATCCAAGGACGATGAGGTTGTAGAATATGCCCTCAGCCGCCATCTTTCTCCGACACTGGTAGCAGAATACAAGACGAAATTAATACCCAAGAAAATATTGCAGAAAAAGCTACACGAACTATTTATGTTAGAAGGAAAGGTTAGGCGCTAA
- a CDS encoding ThiF family adenylyltransferase, with translation MNNNKIFERIKKLFDVGLLGDAKVLIAGCGSGGGSLALQLAMSGIRNFTLIDKDILGLENVIRHVCGIRFVGKKKVDALEEILLDRNPAIKVGKLDVDIMHYDNLESEIKSHTIVALATDNEPTRYLVNQLCVRNKIPFVVARVFTRGIGGEVFIYRPGKGGCLACLEGVLARTNFRQGTREIDLVSEKERELMYGMEIAEIKDSPGLNVDISFITAFHTRFILDAIAETLPERPKYMQALPDNYIVWGNRPTPPFKKHFQIQRIDLKPQEGCQVCSNERR, from the coding sequence ATGAATAACAATAAAATATTCGAAAGAATAAAAAAACTTTTTGATGTCGGTTTATTGGGTGATGCCAAGGTGCTTATCGCTGGTTGTGGTTCCGGCGGTGGAAGTCTTGCTTTACAACTGGCAATGTCAGGTATTCGAAATTTTACTCTTATAGACAAAGACATCCTTGGATTAGAAAATGTTATCCGGCATGTGTGTGGAATTAGATTTGTCGGCAAGAAAAAAGTTGACGCGCTTGAGGAAATTCTTTTGGATCGCAACCCCGCAATTAAAGTCGGGAAATTAGACGTAGATATAATGCATTACGACAATCTTGAGTCAGAGATAAAAAGTCATACAATAGTCGCTTTAGCCACCGACAATGAACCGACACGATATTTAGTTAATCAGCTTTGTGTACGGAATAAAATTCCATTTGTGGTAGCCCGAGTTTTCACCAGGGGAATTGGAGGCGAGGTATTTATCTACCGCCCAGGTAAAGGGGGATGCTTAGCATGCCTTGAAGGAGTTCTTGCAAGAACTAATTTCCGCCAGGGCACAAGGGAGATAGACCTTGTTTCTGAGAAAGAAAGAGAATTAATGTATGGGATGGAAATAGCAGAAATAAAAGACTCGCCGGGGCTCAATGTCGATATATCTTTTATTACGGCATTTCATACCAGATTCATTCTTGATGCGATTGCAGAAACGTTGCCGGAACGGCCTAAATATATGCAGGCACTCCCGGATAATTATATTGTTTGGGGTAATCGTCCAACGCCACCATTTAAAAAACATTTCCAGATTCAGCGCATTGATTTAAAACCTCAGGAAGGATGTCAGGTATGTTCGAACGAAAGAAGATAG
- a CDS encoding trypsin-like peptidase domain-containing protein — MIKRLVVYGVLGMALALSTFTSFSINSEREETEIIIVNPINPLNPVVRNPYQEEYERMLYPTVRITSDSGTGSGVVISVPPGAPPSACSRPSLCSGERGAYSVEGIAILTAAHVVEDQSIVDVELYNLTVITGTVVITDTARDLALISIEHRAKSIEDKIFTAQLAGKDYIPYLFAPVWAVGCSLGLKPRPSFGHITSIEDSTLNAIRSTLHWEVSCPILPGNSGGPVYAKSQRSPDDFGNAYEYEVIGIAVWVKVYDGQLVTTMAGVVPIGEIYKFLDNHKISPDAHKK, encoded by the coding sequence ATGATTAAGAGATTGGTTGTTTATGGGGTGCTGGGGATGGCGTTAGCTTTGAGTACATTCACTTCGTTCAGTATAAACTCCGAGCGTGAAGAAACGGAAATAATAATCGTTAATCCGATTAATCCGCTAAATCCTGTTGTTAGAAACCCGTACCAGGAGGAATACGAGCGGATGCTTTACCCGACGGTCCGAATCACATCGGATAGCGGAACGGGTAGCGGGGTAGTGATAAGCGTGCCTCCCGGTGCGCCGCCTTCGGCGTGCTCCCGACCATCGCTTTGCTCAGGGGAGCGTGGAGCGTATAGCGTAGAGGGAATAGCAATACTGACCGCCGCGCATGTGGTGGAAGACCAGAGCATAGTTGATGTAGAACTTTATAACTTAACAGTTATCACAGGGACAGTAGTAATTACGGATACGGCCAGGGATTTGGCACTGATAAGCATAGAGCATAGAGCCAAGAGCATAGAGGATAAAATATTCACCGCTCAGTTAGCAGGTAAGGATTATATCCCGTATCTCTTTGCTCCCGTCTGGGCCGTGGGGTGTTCTCTCGGTCTTAAACCAAGGCCTTCTTTTGGACATATCACGAGTATAGAGGATTCCACGCTCAACGCTATACGCTCTACGCTTCACTGGGAAGTTTCCTGTCCCATCCTGCCCGGTAACTCCGGCGGACCGGTGTACGCGAAGTCGCAACGGAGTCCCGATGATTTCGGGAACGCCTACGAATATGAGGTAATCGGAATCGCTGTCTGGGTCAAGGTCTATGACGGACAGTTGGTGACTACGATGGCAGGTGTGGTGCCAATAGGAGAGATTTATAAATTCTTAGATAACCACAAGATTTCACCAGATGCCCACAAGAAATAA
- a CDS encoding tetratricopeptide repeat protein — translation MRPELGFIFGLAACLAAAVGCGTTQIADGNPRVDKGDAVWQPKESDKAIEDSTRVIELSPDDYRGYYARGVVLSGRKEYDNALKDLDKAIELNPDYDQAYQDRGLVRFDKTDFDGAIADWEQAIRLNPSFEKELRPEIDRARQARVEKTDAENFKTITDFYRKKFPKTSFRNLAVGARFTDGGPANKTGYHIFVPREIEQVYLYPYAEGFLRKQLAGDDPLGKMIADNLLQLKKGVLFSQPGATESHDGAPEIECVDYVTPFKYYLLEHPVEQSIPGLKELLNDKDKDVRAAAESALKTLGVPEKEIAEAKEESDKIDINKASELIIAHIFKGNPRMNPAARFAFIESTTPEIFEEMGFQVFVITSEVRYGWSYIIYRKRVFDFLDGIRSMCAADIDGNGQPEMIFTVSGGSGIHASTVGICYKDGASIRKSTASFYYSSPQGDDLFARKQDQQTVAIEIRRPSGESAYGGDFIAELGQVRIENKAGVLTCALKENPNLPGEIKKYIHKTQPAKEGK, via the coding sequence ATGAGACCTGAGCTTGGATTCATCTTCGGGCTGGCCGCCTGCCTGGCCGCGGCGGTTGGCTGCGGCACAACGCAGATCGCGGACGGCAACCCACGGGTCGACAAAGGGGATGCCGTCTGGCAACCCAAAGAGTCTGACAAGGCGATTGAGGATTCTACCAGGGTAATCGAACTGTCGCCTGATGATTACCGGGGCTATTATGCCCGGGGCGTGGTTTTATCCGGCAGGAAAGAATACGACAACGCCCTAAAAGACCTGGATAAAGCCATCGAGCTCAACCCGGATTATGACCAGGCCTACCAGGACCGGGGACTTGTCAGGTTCGATAAAACCGATTTCGACGGCGCCATCGCCGACTGGGAACAGGCCATCCGGCTGAACCCGTCATTTGAAAAGGAATTAAGGCCGGAGATTGACCGGGCCAGGCAGGCCAGAGTGGAAAAAACCGATGCCGAGAATTTCAAAACTATCACCGACTTTTACCGCAAAAAATTCCCCAAGACCAGCTTTCGCAATCTGGCGGTTGGGGCCAGGTTTACCGATGGCGGGCCGGCAAACAAAACCGGCTACCACATTTTCGTTCCCCGGGAAATAGAACAGGTTTATTTATATCCGTATGCGGAGGGGTTTCTCAGGAAACAACTGGCCGGCGACGACCCCCTGGGGAAGATGATTGCCGACAACCTGTTGCAGCTGAAAAAAGGCGTTCTGTTCAGCCAGCCCGGCGCGACCGAATCCCATGACGGGGCGCCGGAAATTGAATGCGTTGATTATGTCACCCCGTTCAAATACTATCTGCTCGAGCATCCCGTCGAACAATCCATTCCCGGGCTGAAAGAACTGCTCAACGACAAGGATAAGGATGTCCGGGCCGCCGCCGAATCGGCCCTGAAAACACTGGGCGTGCCGGAAAAAGAGATAGCGGAAGCCAAGGAGGAATCGGACAAGATAGATATCAATAAAGCCTCGGAGCTGATTATCGCGCATATCTTTAAGGGCAACCCCCGGATGAATCCGGCCGCCCGGTTTGCGTTTATTGAATCCACCACGCCCGAAATATTCGAGGAAATGGGCTTCCAGGTATTTGTCATCACCTCTGAGGTCAGATATGGCTGGTCATACATCATATATCGGAAGCGGGTCTTTGACTTTCTGGACGGCATCAGGTCGATGTGCGCGGCCGATATCGACGGCAACGGTCAGCCCGAAATGATATTCACCGTGTCCGGCGGCTCCGGCATCCACGCCAGCACCGTCGGCATCTGTTATAAGGACGGGGCTTCCATCAGGAAATCCACGGCTTCATTTTACTACAGCTCGCCCCAGGGCGACGATTTATTTGCCCGGAAGCAGGACCAACAGACAGTCGCGATTGAGATTCGCAGGCCGTCCGGCGAATCCGCTTATGGCGGCGATTTTATCGCTGAATTAGGGCAGGTCCGGATCGAAAACAAGGCCGGCGTGCTGACCTGCGCGCTTAAAGAAAACCCCAACCTGCCCGGCGAGATTAAAAAATACATCCATAAAACCCAGCCGGCCAAGGAGGGGAAGTAA
- a CDS encoding trypsin-like peptidase domain-containing protein produces the protein MTKTLLIIFGLVCAPMLYEFGALRIRRHRSAVIVCLLVCLAAVGCQSTVPSQAPEPALSDALNRQQISTTEALMKQATCRVYVSGRFAGTGSLIRDDLVITAAHLFEGRPIIDHPVTPTSYTPIAVLFMPLPDDRASAKPFPDVFMGISRTTASLILLNQEIDLAILAITPTGRQPLGLAQDCSIGQKVMAPSYKHGKELIFPLGDVIDITADGIIYNASAGSGSSGGPIVNLQGQLVGLCKGAVEGGLKIMPANYRTIRDWLGKINKVTAETIK, from the coding sequence ATGACTAAAACCCTGTTAATCATCTTCGGCCTGGTCTGCGCCCCGATGCTCTACGAGTTCGGGGCGCTCCGCATCCGTAGGCATCGGAGCGCCGTGATTGTCTGTCTGCTGGTATGCCTGGCCGCGGTTGGATGCCAGTCGACCGTCCCGTCCCAAGCTCCTGAACCGGCATTATCGGATGCGCTTAACCGGCAGCAGATATCCACCACCGAGGCCCTGATGAAACAGGCCACCTGTCGGGTCTATGTCAGCGGCCGCTTTGCCGGCACCGGCTCGCTTATCCGGGATGACCTGGTCATCACCGCCGCCCATCTCTTCGAAGGCCGGCCAATTATTGACCATCCCGTTACGCCGACCAGCTATACGCCCATCGCGGTACTGTTCATGCCTCTGCCGGATGACCGGGCCTCGGCCAAGCCGTTCCCCGATGTCTTCATGGGCATCTCCCGGACCACGGCCAGCTTAATCCTGCTCAATCAGGAAATCGACCTGGCGATTCTGGCCATTACGCCGACCGGACGCCAGCCGCTGGGCCTGGCCCAGGACTGCTCCATCGGCCAAAAGGTCATGGCGCCCAGCTACAAACACGGCAAAGAATTGATATTTCCCCTGGGCGACGTGATTGATATCACCGCAGACGGCATTATTTACAACGCCTCGGCCGGCAGCGGCTCCAGCGGCGGCCCGATCGTCAACCTCCAGGGCCAGCTGGTCGGACTCTGCAAAGGCGCGGTCGAAGGCGGCTTGAAAATCATGCCGGCCAATTACCGGACCATCCGGGACTGGCTCGGCAAAATAAATAAAGTAACCGCGGAGACGATAAAATGA
- a CDS encoding DUF2007 domain-containing protein produces the protein MDDALMQFVVIITIILGLALVVILIRQRFYADKPAAPPEEPEDVDIAGSPISHASPEETHDPNETTIPIYKLSNIAEAETLKALLEENGIDCMVHSFYDSAYDGLWQAQKGWGVLKVLAKDTAKAEDLIDAFLEAKEQVPDEMSQATPIPADRPVLSRIISAAALIILLGVSALAVIALFSAYRESGRKLANEGYYCSLNNEYDKAIEYYDRAISRWYRESWVYFNRGYAKTEKGDYDGGIADYTKVIAEDSIAQYNRACCYALKKDKKMALSELFMAISRDSNWKTYAQKDNDFKWLWADEEFKKITE, from the coding sequence ATGGACGACGCCTTAATGCAGTTTGTCGTAATTATAACGATTATCCTCGGCCTGGCGCTGGTGGTAATCCTTATCCGCCAGCGCTTCTACGCCGATAAACCGGCCGCGCCGCCTGAAGAACCAGAGGACGTTGACATCGCCGGCAGTCCCATCAGCCACGCGTCTCCCGAAGAGACGCACGACCCCAACGAGACCACCATTCCCATCTACAAACTCAGCAATATCGCCGAGGCCGAAACGCTAAAAGCCCTGCTGGAAGAAAACGGCATCGACTGCATGGTCCATTCATTCTATGATTCCGCCTATGACGGCCTGTGGCAGGCGCAAAAGGGCTGGGGCGTCCTCAAGGTGCTGGCCAAAGACACGGCCAAGGCCGAAGACCTGATAGACGCCTTTCTCGAAGCCAAAGAACAGGTGCCCGATGAGATGTCCCAGGCAACGCCTATCCCGGCTGACCGGCCCGTATTATCCAGAATCATCTCTGCCGCGGCGTTGATTATACTGCTCGGCGTATCGGCACTTGCCGTTATAGCCCTGTTCTCGGCCTACCGGGAATCCGGCCGGAAACTGGCCAATGAAGGATATTATTGCTCGCTTAATAACGAATATGATAAGGCCATAGAATATTATGACAGGGCCATAAGCCGCTGGTATAGAGAATCCTGGGTGTATTTTAACCGGGGTTACGCCAAAACGGAAAAAGGCGACTATGACGGTGGTATTGCGGATTATACCAAGGTTATCGCAGAGGATAGCATAGCCCAATACAATCGAGCTTGTTGTTACGCACTTAAGAAAGACAAAAAAATGGCCCTCAGTGAACTATTCATGGCTATAAGCAGAGACTCAAACTGGAAAACATACGCGCAAAAGGACAACGATTTTAAATGGCTCTGGGCCGATGAAGAATTCAAGAAGATAACTGAATAG